From a region of the Lentilactobacillus curieae genome:
- the sfsA gene encoding DNA/RNA nuclease SfsA, whose protein sequence is MKYSNYHLAKFVKKINRFTVVCELDGQEIQVHLKNTGRNKELLVPGYEVSLVYNPGDKRKTDYDLVAVNKLGHWINIDSQAPNAVVKEALTETLSLPGLGKFADFRPETKLDDSRIDFWTQTLDGRDCWVETKGVTLEHEQLAMFPDAPTTRAVKHVHTMTKAVQSEADASLYFVVQMDYVDEMKINLQMAPLLYDAISRAMKAGVKVVACRCSVAPDEMKLTETIKFTQKL, encoded by the coding sequence ATGAAATATAGCAATTATCACTTAGCTAAGTTTGTTAAGAAAATTAATCGGTTCACAGTTGTTTGTGAGTTAGATGGTCAAGAGATTCAAGTTCATCTGAAAAATACTGGTCGAAATAAGGAACTATTAGTTCCTGGATATGAAGTTAGCTTGGTATATAATCCTGGCGATAAGCGGAAAACGGATTATGATTTAGTAGCGGTAAATAAGTTAGGTCATTGGATCAACATTGACAGCCAAGCGCCGAATGCGGTGGTCAAGGAAGCCTTAACAGAAACATTGTCGTTACCAGGGTTAGGAAAGTTTGCCGATTTTCGGCCCGAAACCAAACTGGACGATTCCCGAATTGATTTCTGGACGCAAACTCTAGATGGTCGCGATTGCTGGGTTGAAACTAAGGGGGTTACCCTTGAACATGAACAGTTGGCAATGTTTCCAGATGCGCCAACTACCCGAGCTGTTAAACACGTCCACACCATGACAAAAGCGGTTCAGAGCGAGGCAGACGCTAGTCTTTATTTTGTTGTTCAAATGGACTACGTTGATGAGATGAAGATTAATTTGCAGATGGCCCCTTTACTCTACGATGCAATCTCTAGGGCAATGAAGGCTGGGGTTAAAGTGGTTGCCTGCAGGTGTTCAGTGGCTCCCGATGAGATGAAATTAACCGAAACAATTAAGTTTACCCAAAAATTATAG
- a CDS encoding PTS transporter subunit EIIC, which produces MNLSVTKILRVSKDSFLKFINVLADIFVPIIPAIVAAGLLMALHNVLTAPHLFSAQSLVQMYPNLKGTAAFIDTLSNAPFTFLPVLIGFAATKRFGGNPFLGAAMGMMMVSPALVSGYDVSSAIAHHTLGYWNMFGLPVAQAGYQGSVIPMLAVAWILAKVEIWCHKKMPESLDYTFTPLVAILVTGILTFVIVGPVMRGVSDGITDGLLWLYNTTGPIGTGILGLMYAPLVITGLHQSFPAIETQLIANMKQTGGTFIFPIASVSNIAQGAAALAVFFLAKDKKQKGLASSASFSALLGITEPAMFGVNIKLKFPFISSIIGSGIASIYLGLTHVLAVSLGSNSVLGFISIAPHAIPSFLIACVISFVVSFTLTYVQGIRQTEDAFASIGEKETEAAEAA; this is translated from the coding sequence ATTAATTTGTCAGTTACTAAAATTCTTCGGGTGAGTAAAGATAGCTTTCTAAAGTTCATCAATGTGCTCGCTGACATCTTTGTCCCAATCATTCCAGCAATCGTTGCGGCAGGTCTACTCATGGCGCTCCACAACGTCTTGACTGCCCCGCACCTGTTTTCTGCTCAGTCATTAGTGCAAATGTATCCCAACCTAAAGGGAACTGCAGCGTTTATTGATACACTATCAAATGCGCCATTTACCTTTCTACCAGTTCTAATTGGATTTGCCGCTACCAAACGGTTTGGTGGAAATCCATTCTTAGGTGCCGCTATGGGAATGATGATGGTTTCGCCCGCTTTGGTTAGTGGGTATGACGTAAGCTCAGCAATTGCTCATCATACACTAGGCTATTGGAACATGTTCGGTTTGCCCGTTGCTCAAGCTGGCTACCAAGGATCTGTGATTCCAATGCTAGCCGTTGCATGGATCCTGGCAAAAGTTGAAATCTGGTGTCATAAGAAGATGCCCGAATCACTTGATTATACATTTACTCCGTTAGTTGCAATTTTAGTAACTGGTATTCTAACCTTCGTTATCGTTGGCCCCGTAATGCGTGGAGTTAGCGATGGAATTACCGATGGTCTCCTTTGGTTGTACAACACCACCGGTCCAATCGGGACAGGTATTCTTGGGTTAATGTACGCACCGCTAGTAATCACTGGTTTACATCAAAGCTTCCCGGCAATTGAAACCCAGCTGATTGCTAATATGAAGCAAACTGGTGGCACATTTATTTTCCCAATCGCATCAGTATCAAACATCGCTCAAGGAGCTGCTGCTCTTGCAGTATTCTTCTTGGCAAAGGATAAGAAACAAAAAGGACTGGCTTCATCTGCCAGCTTCTCAGCATTGCTAGGAATTACAGAACCAGCAATGTTTGGGGTTAATATCAAACTAAAATTTCCATTCATATCATCAATTATTGGTTCAGGAATCGCTTCAATTTATTTGGGACTGACCCACGTTCTAGCAGTATCCCTTGGATCTAACAGTGTACTGGGCTTTATCAGTATCGCTCCTCACGCTATCCCATCGTTTCTAATCGCCTGCGTGATTAGCTTTGTTGTTAGCTTTACCCTAACTTATGTCCAAGGAATCCGTCAGACTGAAGACGCCTTTGCAAGTATTGGTGAGAAAGAAACTGAAGCTGCAGAAGCGGCCTAA
- a CDS encoding ABC transporter ATP-binding protein produces the protein MSLLSIDHVSKAFGSHNVLSDISLTFEEGKIYGLLGRNGAGKSTLLNIITNRIFADNGEVAIDSESVDDNDSKLGQMYLMSEVDLYNDGTKLNKLMQETELLYGGFDYVLANRLASEFEIDLDQKFGKLSTGYNSIFKLILALSVPAKFVLLDEPVLGLDANHRELFYKELIQTFSDNPRTFIISTHLIEEVANIVSDVVVVDRGHVLLDQPVEEVLTRTHSVVGPASDVDTYTSGLNIIGTDKMGNLKTDYIFGDLDDDRPIPDTVQISNFDLQKLFVFLTNPKENGGNY, from the coding sequence ATGAGTTTATTATCAATTGATCACGTCTCCAAGGCGTTTGGATCACACAACGTGTTAAGCGACATTAGCTTAACGTTTGAAGAGGGGAAAATTTATGGATTATTGGGGCGTAACGGGGCTGGTAAGTCAACCTTACTAAATATAATTACAAACCGAATCTTTGCTGACAACGGGGAAGTTGCCATCGACTCTGAGAGCGTTGATGATAATGACAGCAAACTTGGCCAAATGTACTTGATGAGCGAAGTTGACTTGTACAATGACGGCACAAAGCTGAATAAATTGATGCAAGAGACAGAGCTGCTTTATGGCGGTTTTGACTACGTATTGGCTAACCGACTGGCTTCAGAATTTGAAATCGACCTTGACCAAAAATTTGGAAAGTTATCGACGGGATACAATTCAATCTTTAAATTAATTTTGGCACTTTCGGTTCCTGCTAAGTTCGTCTTATTGGATGAGCCGGTTTTGGGACTTGATGCCAACCATCGGGAATTGTTTTACAAAGAACTAATTCAGACGTTCTCTGATAATCCGCGGACGTTTATTATTTCAACTCATTTAATTGAAGAAGTTGCCAATATTGTTAGTGATGTTGTGGTTGTGGACCGGGGTCACGTACTATTGGATCAACCTGTTGAAGAAGTTTTGACTAGGACTCATTCTGTTGTCGGTCCAGCATCGGATGTGGATACGTATACCAGTGGTTTGAACATTATTGGTACAGATAAAATGGGTAACTTAAAAACAGACTATATCTTTGGTGATTTAGATGATGATCGGCCAATCCCAGATACTGTGCAGATCTCTAACTTTGATTTGCAAAAGCTGTTCGTATTTTTGACCAACCCCAAGGAAAATGGAGGTAATTACTAA